In the genome of Neodiprion pinetum isolate iyNeoPine1 chromosome 2, iyNeoPine1.2, whole genome shotgun sequence, one region contains:
- the bc10 gene encoding apoptosis inducing factor BLCAP, with translation MYCLQWLIPVLLIPKPVNPALLQTHVMFMILYLIGFFLERKPCTICSVVFLAAVFLICYSGVGNCLFWSANCDSVKCDYG, from the coding sequence ATGTATTGCCTACAATGGTTGATTCCTGTTTTACTAATACCAAAACCAGTGAATCCTGCGTTACTTCAGACTCATGTCATGTTCATGATACTGTATTTAATTGGTTTTTTCCTTGAAAGAAAGCCATGCACCATTTGTAGTGTTGTCTTTCTGGCCGCTGTATTCCTAATATGTTATAGCGGTGTAGGTAACTGTCTCTTCTGGAGTGCAAATTGCGACAGTGTCAAGTGTGACTATGGTTAA